The DNA region GACCTGGACTGGTCGGTGGTCGAGGCCGTGCGAGGGAGCCCGAGCTTCGGCGTGATCGACCGCGTCTGCGACGGCCTCGTGGCGCGCGGCCTCGTCCCGGTGCTGACGGTGACCTACACCCCCGAGTGGGCGCGGCCCCCCGGGACCACCTCGCACCACGGGCCGGCGGTCCTCGCCGGACGCGACGCCCTCGACGACTACGCGGCGTTCCTCGCCACGGCGGTGAAGCGCTACCGCGGTCGCGCGCGCCACTTCGAGCTCTGGAACGAACCCAACAGCGGCGAGTTCTGGCTCCCCGCGCCGGAGGTGGCCCGCTACGCCGCGCTCCTCAAGAAGGCCTATGCCGCGGCCAAGCGCGCCAGCCCCGAGGCGGTGATCCTGACCGGGGGGACCGCGCCGGTGGGGGACGTGACCCATCCCCACAACGCCGTGCGGTGGGTGGAGGCACTCTACGCGCAGGGCTGCAAGGGCTCCTTCGACGCGGTCGCGCACCACCCGTCCTCGTTTCCGACGAATCCGCTGCAGGGGGACCCGGGGACGAACGCCTTTCTCTACACCGAGCAGGTCGCCGAGGTGATGCGGCGGAACGGGGAGGCGAGCAAGCGCATCTGGGCCACGGCGGTGGGGGCGCCCACGGGGAGCGACCCGACCTCGATCACCGAGGCGCAGCAGGCCCAGTGGGTCACGGACTACACCACCCGGTGGTTCGGACCCTGGGCCGCGTTCACGGGCCCACTGCTCTGGCAGCGCCACGCCGATACGGGGACCAGCCCCACCGACCGGGACGAGCACTTCGGCCTCGTGCGCGCCGACTTTTCGCCGAAGCCGGCCCTGGCCCGCTTCCGCGAGGTGGCGGCCCAGCCCCTCGCCCCGCGTTGATCTGGATCAACGCGCTGCGGCAGACCCTGGCTAGCATTTCCCTTCGGGCCAGCCACAGCACGAGGGATGACCATGGCGCACGTCACACGGAACGGGGCTCCCGCTACGGAGACGCGTTCGGGGCCGCCGTCGCGACGGGCGCGTCTTCGCCTGTCCGAGATCGATCCCATTCGTAGCGCGGTGCGCCGCGGGGAGCTCACCCAGGTTCGGCGCCTGACCCTCGGGGGGAACGAGGCGATGGCCAAGGCCGCCCTCGACGCCGGGGCGCGCTTCTTCGCCGGCTACCCGATCACGCCCTCCTCCGAGGTGCTGGAGTACGTGGCGCGCCACATCTTCAAGGTGGGGGGGAGCTACCTGCAGATGGAGGACGAGATCGCCTCTATCGCCGCGGCGATCGGGGCCTCGCTCGGCGGGGTGAAGGCCTTCACGGCCACCTCGGGGCCGGGCTTCTCGCTGAAGCAGGAGAACCTGGGCTACGCCTGCATCACCGAGGCGCCGCTCGTGGTGATCAACGTGCAGCGCGGCGGACCTTCCACCGGCGGCCCGACCGACGTGGGGCAGTCGGACGTGATGCAGGCCCGCTGGGGGACGCACGGAGACCACCCGATCGTGGTGCTCGCGCCCTACTCGGTGCAGGAGTGCTACGAGGAGACGGTCCGGGCCTTCAACCTGGCCGAGGCGCTCCGCGTGCCGGTGATCGTGCTCACCGACGCGAAGGTGAGCCAGATGAAGGAGCCTCTCGTCCTGCCGCCGGTGGACGAGCTGCCCGTCGTGGGCCGGGCCCACCCCACGGGCGCCGTCGGGGCGTACGAGCCCTTTGGCCTCTCGCCCGACGGGGTGCCGCCCCTCAGCCCCTTCGGCGCGGGCTACCGCGCGCACTTCACCGGACTCTACCACGGGCGGGACGGGCTGCCGACCAAGGACCCGAAGGTGATCGCCGAGCAGCTCCTCCGGCTGCAGGGCAAGCTCGAGACCCCCGCCGCTCGTGCGCTGATCACCAAGACCGAGGCCTTCCTGATGGAGGACGCCGAGGTCGTGGTGGTGGCCTTCGGCATCACGGCCCGCGCGGCCAAGGACGCGGTGGTGCGGGCGCGGCACGCGGGGGTCAAGGCCGGCCTCGTACGACCGGTGACGCTCTGGCCCGCCGACGACGAGGCGCTCTCGCGCGCCTTCGACCGGGCGCGCCGCGTGGTGGTTCCGGAGCTGAACCTCGGCCAGTACGTGCTCGAGGTGGAGCGGCAGGCCTATCAGTGGGCGCGGCGGGCGCAGCGTGTGCCGCCGGAGATCCGCCCCATGCACCGCGTGGATACCTTGCTCATCAGCCCCGAGGAGATCCTGAAGGAGCTCGTCCCATGACCCAGGCCGCCCCGCAGAACGGCTCCCGCGCCCGCGTTGACCTCGTTCGCCCGAAGATGCGGCGGAGCATCTGGTGCGAGGGGTGCGGGCTCGGCAATCTCGAGGAGGCGCTCACGCGGGCGCTCGTGCACCACGTGGCGCGGCGCCTTGGGGCCGACCCGAAGACCCCCGAGGGTCTCGAGCGCGTGAAGAACGGCGTGGCGATGGTCAGCGGCATCGGCTGCACCTCGCGCATGCCAGGGCATCTGGACCTGAACACGCTGCACACCACGCACGGGCGGTCGCTGGCCTTCGCCTCGGGGCTGAAGATGGCGCGTCCCGACCTGACCGTGCTCCTCGCGGCCGGGGACGGGGACATCTTCGCCATCGGCGGGAACCACTTCATCCACGCCGCGCGGCGGAACCTGGACCTCACGCTGGTGGTCTACGACAACGAGTCGTACGGCATGACCGGCTCGCAGTACTCGCCCACCTCGCCCATGGGCGAGCTCGGCAGCTCGGCGCCCTACGGGGTCTTCGAGCCCCCCTTCGACCTCGTCTCGCTCGCCCTCGGGGCGGGGGCCTCGTTCGTGGCACAAGGGGCGGTCACCACGCTGCAAGAGCATCAGGAGCAGCTCGAGGAGCTCATCGCGCAGGCGCTCGAGCACAAAGGCTTCTCCTTCGTGAACGTGCGCGGCACCTGCCACACCGGCTGGGGGAGCTTCAACAAGCGCAGCGACGCCTTTCGCTACCGGCGCTACATCGAGGAGCGCACGCTGCCCGTCGAGCGCTGGCGCGAGCTCCCCGAGGGCGAGCGGCCGAAGCACATCCCGCTCGGGCTCATCCACTGCTCCGACCGGCCGGACATCCAGAGCTCGCCCGCCTACCAGTCCGTCGTGGCCCGCGCCGGCGGGGCCCCCGTCGTCGAGCCGCTGGAACCGCTCCGGCTGGCCGCGCTCGAGCCGCTCTCGCCGCGGCCGCGCACCGCCATCCGCTTCGCCGGCTCCGGCGGGCAAGGGGTGATCTCGGCGGGTGAGATCGCGCTCTCCTGCGCGCTCCAGGCCGGCCAGCAAGGGGTCTTCACCAAGAACTACGGCCCCGAGGCGCGCGGCGGAGAGGCCTACTCCGACCTCATCGTCTCCGACGGAGAGATCTATTTTCCGCAGGCGCACGAGCTGGACGTGCTCGTGGCCCTGAACCAGCAGTCCTTCGACAAGTTCCGTGCCGCGGTGCGCGCCGATGGACGCATCCTGGTGAACGGCACGGCGGTCACCGAGACCTATCGCGACCCGCGCGTGGTCGTCTCGCCGATCGGCGAGATCCTGGGCCGCGAGGTGCGCCCGCCTCGGCGCGAGCTGGGCATCAACGTGCTCGCGCTCGCCGTGGCTCTCGAGTTTCTGGAGATCGTCCCGCGGGCGGCGCTGCAGGCCGCGGTGATGCAGAGCGTGGGGAAGAAGAACCCGACCCTCAACCGGCGGGCGCTCGAGGCCGGCGCACGCGAGGTCGAGCGGCTGAAGGTCGTGGGTCGCGCGACGCACGCCGGGACGCCGGCCCTGGATGGGGCGCACTGAACCGACGATCGCAGGAGCCAAGACCATGAAGGACAAGCACCTACGCTACGAGACGCGCGCCGAGGTCCCGGCGAGGGCGTCCGGCGTCGAGCCCCGCGTGGGACAGAGCGCCGGGGGCGTCGCCGCGGCGGAGCGTGACGCGATGGCGTCGCGCCTCGAGCAGCTCCTTTCGCTGGCCGCCTCGGCCGGGCTCCGCGTGGACGGCCTGCCGCTCGCCCGTGCATTGCTGAGCGAGCCCGTCTTGCGCCGGCTCGAGACGCTGGTCTTCAACCCGGGCAGCCTGGCCCTGCTGGGCGCGCGCGGCCGGCGCCTCGAGTTCATCACCGAGGGGCTCCTCCCTCCGGCGGTCCTCGAGGACGCGGCGTACAAGCGCGAGCTCCTCTACGCGCAAGAAGTGAACTACGCCCTCTGCAAGGGGTGCCGCCTCTGCATCCAGGTCTGTCCGAAGCACGTCTACACCGACGACGGCTTCGGCAAGCCCGACGGGGAGGTGCGGCACTCCGAGGCCTGCACCGGCCGCGTCCAGTGCGGCCAGTGCGTGGACCTCTGCCCGGAGCGAGCGATCCGGCTCGTGACGGTGAACCCGACGCTCGAGTCCACGATCTATCTGCTGCTGCCGAACCTCTATCTCGAGGGGAAGGCCATCGGGGCGGCGGAGTTTCAGGTAGCCGACCCGACCGCGGCGCGGGGCGTCGTGCAGCTCCCTGGCCCTCTCGATCCGCGTGACCTCGTCGCCTGCCACGCGGCCCTCGATGCGGCGCACTTCTGGCCGCTCCTCGAGCTCTCGGGGTACGCGCGGCACTTCGTGGACGAGCGCGACCCCGAGGCGGCGCTCGCGGCCTGGGCCCGGGAGCAGGGGCGCGAGCCGAGACTCGTGCGGGCGGGCCTAGCCCTCTGCTATCGCGCGCTCCCCGAGCTCGGGCCGCTCAAGCGGGGCAAGTACCGGCTGGACGAGATCCTCCACCGGCTGGTCGACGAGGTCCTGCACGCGGGTCTCGATACCGAGGGCGTGGGCGGACGCGCGTTTCTCACCGCGCTCGTCCTCGAGGCCTACGCCGAGCCGAAGCTGCCGGGAGCCAAGGAACGGCCCATCGGAGGGCTCCTACCTCCCGGGACCTCGGTGGCCTGGAAGACGCCCTACGGCGAGGAGGTCCCGGTCTACGCGCACCTCGAACGGTGTCTGGGTCCCGAGTGCGCGCTCTGCGTCACGCATTGCCCCGAGGGGGGAGGCGGTCCGCGCTCGGCGATTCGCATGGTCTACGAGGTGCCGCAGGGGACGATCCCCTCCCTGGTGCGCGGACTCGGCGCACACCTTCTGCGCCTGGACGGGACGCACGCGACGACCGCCGAGGTGGAGGACCTGAGGGGGCAGCGGCCCTTCACCTTCGAGGTGTCGGCGGACTACTGCAAGTCCTGCGGGCTGTGCATCGTCTGCTGCCCGCACGACGTGATCCTGGGCGCCCCGCGCCAGTTCGATCTGAAACAGGTGGAGTCATGAGCACCCTCGAGCTCTCGGCGGACCCGACCATCCTCGCGCGGCGGCACCAGGGGCTTCTGGCCCTCGGCCGCGCGGTGCAGCAGGCCAGCCGCGGTCGCCTCGCCTTCACCTGGCGGGGGACGCGCCTCGGGGACCTCTCCGAGGAGGCGCTCGCGGGCCTGGACCAGGTAAGGGCGATGGCGCTCATCGAGTCCCTGCTCGAGGAGTCTCTCGAGCCGGGGCGGCTGGTCCTCGAGCGACTCCTCGAGCTCGAGGCCGAGGGCCTCTCCGGGGCGGCGCTCCTTCGCGCCTACGCGGAGCGCGACCTGGCGTCGGTGGCGCGGCAGGTCGTCTCGCGCATCGAGGGACGCCAGCTCAAGGTGCTGCTCCTCGGCAGCGCCGGCACGGGGGTGGTCTCCGCGGTGCAGGACATGGTGGAGGCCTTCACCTCGGCCGGCTACTACGGGCGGGCCTTTCCGCTATTCGATCCGTCGAAGAAGGGGGCTCCGGTACAGGGCTACGCCATCGTGAGCGCCGAGCCGATCTTGAGCCACGCGCCTTTCGAGGCGCCGAACATCGTGCTCCTCTTCGACTACAAGCTCTTGCCGCTGCTCCGCCGGCTCCTCGCGAGCTATCGCGGGCTGCGCGCCGAGGAGCTCTCGCTGGTGGTGAACGCGGCCGCGACGCCGGGGGACTTCCGCCTCGCGGCGGACTTCTACGACCCGGTCGCGCTCCACACGGTGGACGCCGAGGCGCTGGTGCGTGGCCGGCGCATTCCGCCAAACTACGCCATGCTCGGCGCCCTCCTCGGCGTGCTCGGGGAAGGGGCGGCGGACGTCCCGGCCTTCACGCGCGTGGTGCAGAGCTCGCTCACCCAGAAGTTCGGCCCGGGGGCGAAGGTGGACACGAACCTGGAGGTGCTCGAGGCGGCGCGGACGAGCGTCCAGGCCGAGCCCGGGCAACGCGCCCGGACGCTCGGGCTCGGGGCGATCCAGCCGCTCGTGGTCCCACCCGGGCAGACGGCGCTCTTCGAGGACGGCAACCGCGCCATCGCGCGCGCCGTGGCGGCGGTCCTGAACCTGTATCCGTCGGTCGTGGCGGCCTACCCGATCACGCCGCAGACCCAGATCGCCGAGCACCTGGCGCAGATGATCGCCGACGGGACGCTCTCGGCGGAGGGGGTGACCCCGGAGTCCGAGCACGGAGCGGGGGGCGCGGTGATGGGGGCGGCGCGGGATCGGGTGCTGGCCTTCACGGCCACCTGCTCGCAGGGCTTCGCCCTGATGAGCGAGGTGGTGCACAGCATCGCCGGCCTGCGCATGGGCAACGTGGTCATCTCCAACGTGCTCCGGTCGCTGAACTCGCCCCTCGACGTGGAGAACGACCACAGCGATCTGAACAAGGTGGGGCTCGACGCGGGCTTCGTCGTGCTCATGACCCGCGACGTGCAGCAGGGGGCGGACTTCCACCTGCTGGCGTACCTCATCGGCATGTACGCCGAGTACCGCCGGGTGGAGCAGAACGGGCACGGCGGGCAGCTCGAGCTGGTGCCGGATCGCAGCGTGATGTTGCCGGTGATCGTGGCTTCCGAGGGGTTCGAGGTGAGCCACGCCCCCGAGCGCTATTTCGCGCTCTCCGAGGAGCAGGTGCGCCGCTTCTACGAAGATCCGGCCTTCGCCTACGTGCGGACCTTCGTGGACACGCCCAACCGGAGCATCATGGGGGCGCTCCAGCTCAGCAACGCGCGCATGGACACCGACTACCAGCGGCACCTGGCGATGGAGCGCGCGCTCGAGGTCATCCCGCGCGTCTTCGAGAAGTTCGCCGAGCTCTCGGGCCGCCGCTACGGCTTCGTGCACGCCTACAACCTCGAGGCCTCGCAGGTGGTCTTCGTGGTGGCGGGGGCGGCGAACGGCACCTTCGAGGAGGTGGCGCGCGAGTTCGCGCGCGCGGGGATCCAGGTGGCGGTGGTGCACCCGAACGTGCTCCGCCCCTTCCCGCGGGACGCGTGGGCCGAGGTGCTGCGCGGGCGGAAGGTCTTCGTCTACGACCGGGACGACCCCTTCGGTGCGACGGGGGGACGGCTCTACACGGACCTCGCGGGGGTCGTCAACGAGCTCGGGCTGGCCGAGAGCGGGACGCGGCTCTACTCGCGCATCCACGGGCTCGGGGGGCGAACCCCGACGCTCTCTCAGGTTCGCGACGAGCTTCTGCGCGCGCTGCGCGACGAGGCGGGCGAGCTCGAGCTGAGGCGCGGCAAGGAATACGTGGAGGTCAACCTCTGATGGGCACGGCCAAGGGACGTGGAACACCGAAGCGCGGGGAGGACGGGGCAGCCGCGGCGAAGGCGCCGGGGGGCACGGACCCTCGCTATCTGTGGCCGGCGCGAGAGACGCGGGAGGCGCGGCTCGCGGCCGCGACGGAGCTCGTCGCGCGCGCGCGGGAGCTCCCGGCAGGGGTGGAGCTCCTCCTCGGGACGAGGCCGCTGCCGGCGCGCGTCGGGACGCTCGAGCCGGAGCGGGTGCTCGAGCACTTGACCCCGAAGCGGCTGCGCCTCGCGGCGGGGATCGTCGAACTCTGCGCACGGCTCGGCTCCGAGCTACGCGAGGGGAGCTACCTCCTCGAGTCGCTCGTCGAGGAGCTCGAGAAGCTCGAACCCGCGAGGGCGCCGAGCGAGGCGCAGGTGGCCGCGCTGGCGAGCCTGGCTTCGCGCGGGCTGCGGCTCGGCGACCTCCCGGCCGAGGCGGCGAAGGTGCCCTCGCACCTCGTGGCCCTGGCCCGCGAGGCGGGGCTCGGCCTCGAGTACCTGCTCGGCAACCTGGAGAAGGTCCTGCACCTGATGAAGGCCTTCGGGGTGCGAAGCCGCGCCCGCAACCTCTCGAGCCTCTACCATAACTATGCGAGCGGGTTTTTCGCGTGCGACCTGAGCGCGGTCGCGCCCGTTTCGCTCGCGCAGGCCGTCGAGCGGGCCGCGGCGCTTGAGCGGCAGGGGAGCACGCTGCTGGTCTTCGCCCAGGGGCAGTTCAACCGCGGTCTCGGGGCCTGCGGGGTGGAGGAGCTGGCCGAGCTCGTGGCGGAGACGGAGGAGAGCTACGGCGTCGCGGCGGGCGAGGTGCGGCGCTTCTTCGCGGCCTGTCTGGCCGAGGAGGAGGCACGTCTGGCGGCCGCGCCGGCGCTCGAGCTCGCGGCGCTCCTCCGCTGTTTCCGCTTCTCCGAGGAGGAGCGCGAGCTCGTGGGTCAGGCCGCAGGCGGAGCGGGGAGCGAGGACCCGCGGCACTGGATGGAGAGCGAGCTCGGGCGGGCGCTCGTGACGCTGCGTCCGCGCCTCAACTGGCTGGCCTACGCGGCGGGGGTGCGGCAGGCGGGGGAGCCGGCGGCCTGGGCCGCGGACGCCGGGGTCGTGCGCGCCCTCGAGGAGCTGTCCACGCTCGGCCGCGGGCTGAGC from Deltaproteobacteria bacterium includes:
- a CDS encoding 2-oxoacid:acceptor oxidoreductase subunit alpha — its product is MAHVTRNGAPATETRSGPPSRRARLRLSEIDPIRSAVRRGELTQVRRLTLGGNEAMAKAALDAGARFFAGYPITPSSEVLEYVARHIFKVGGSYLQMEDEIASIAAAIGASLGGVKAFTATSGPGFSLKQENLGYACITEAPLVVINVQRGGPSTGGPTDVGQSDVMQARWGTHGDHPIVVLAPYSVQECYEETVRAFNLAEALRVPVIVLTDAKVSQMKEPLVLPPVDELPVVGRAHPTGAVGAYEPFGLSPDGVPPLSPFGAGYRAHFTGLYHGRDGLPTKDPKVIAEQLLRLQGKLETPAARALITKTEAFLMEDAEVVVVAFGITARAAKDAVVRARHAGVKAGLVRPVTLWPADDEALSRAFDRARRVVVPELNLGQYVLEVERQAYQWARRAQRVPPEIRPMHRVDTLLISPEEILKELVP
- a CDS encoding 2-oxoacid:acceptor oxidoreductase family protein yields the protein MTQAAPQNGSRARVDLVRPKMRRSIWCEGCGLGNLEEALTRALVHHVARRLGADPKTPEGLERVKNGVAMVSGIGCTSRMPGHLDLNTLHTTHGRSLAFASGLKMARPDLTVLLAAGDGDIFAIGGNHFIHAARRNLDLTLVVYDNESYGMTGSQYSPTSPMGELGSSAPYGVFEPPFDLVSLALGAGASFVAQGAVTTLQEHQEQLEELIAQALEHKGFSFVNVRGTCHTGWGSFNKRSDAFRYRRYIEERTLPVERWRELPEGERPKHIPLGLIHCSDRPDIQSSPAYQSVVARAGGAPVVEPLEPLRLAALEPLSPRPRTAIRFAGSGGQGVISAGEIALSCALQAGQQGVFTKNYGPEARGGEAYSDLIVSDGEIYFPQAHELDVLVALNQQSFDKFRAAVRADGRILVNGTAVTETYRDPRVVVSPIGEILGREVRPPRRELGINVLALAVALEFLEIVPRAALQAAVMQSVGKKNPTLNRRALEAGAREVERLKVVGRATHAGTPALDGAH
- a CDS encoding 4Fe-4S dicluster domain-containing protein: MNYALCKGCRLCIQVCPKHVYTDDGFGKPDGEVRHSEACTGRVQCGQCVDLCPERAIRLVTVNPTLESTIYLLLPNLYLEGKAIGAAEFQVADPTAARGVVQLPGPLDPRDLVACHAALDAAHFWPLLELSGYARHFVDERDPEAALAAWAREQGREPRLVRAGLALCYRALPELGPLKRGKYRLDEILHRLVDEVLHAGLDTEGVGGRAFLTALVLEAYAEPKLPGAKERPIGGLLPPGTSVAWKTPYGEEVPVYAHLERCLGPECALCVTHCPEGGGGPRSAIRMVYEVPQGTIPSLVRGLGAHLLRLDGTHATTAEVEDLRGQRPFTFEVSADYCKSCGLCIVCCPHDVILGAPRQFDLKQVES
- a CDS encoding 2-oxoacid:acceptor oxidoreductase family protein; the protein is MSTLELSADPTILARRHQGLLALGRAVQQASRGRLAFTWRGTRLGDLSEEALAGLDQVRAMALIESLLEESLEPGRLVLERLLELEAEGLSGAALLRAYAERDLASVARQVVSRIEGRQLKVLLLGSAGTGVVSAVQDMVEAFTSAGYYGRAFPLFDPSKKGAPVQGYAIVSAEPILSHAPFEAPNIVLLFDYKLLPLLRRLLASYRGLRAEELSLVVNAAATPGDFRLAADFYDPVALHTVDAEALVRGRRIPPNYAMLGALLGVLGEGAADVPAFTRVVQSSLTQKFGPGAKVDTNLEVLEAARTSVQAEPGQRARTLGLGAIQPLVVPPGQTALFEDGNRAIARAVAAVLNLYPSVVAAYPITPQTQIAEHLAQMIADGTLSAEGVTPESEHGAGGAVMGAARDRVLAFTATCSQGFALMSEVVHSIAGLRMGNVVISNVLRSLNSPLDVENDHSDLNKVGLDAGFVVLMTRDVQQGADFHLLAYLIGMYAEYRRVEQNGHGGQLELVPDRSVMLPVIVASEGFEVSHAPERYFALSEEQVRRFYEDPAFAYVRTFVDTPNRSIMGALQLSNARMDTDYQRHLAMERALEVIPRVFEKFAELSGRRYGFVHAYNLEASQVVFVVAGAANGTFEEVAREFARAGIQVAVVHPNVLRPFPRDAWAEVLRGRKVFVYDRDDPFGATGGRLYTDLAGVVNELGLAESGTRLYSRIHGLGGRTPTLSQVRDELLRALRDEAGELELRRGKEYVEVNL